In a single window of the Centropristis striata isolate RG_2023a ecotype Rhode Island chromosome 18, C.striata_1.0, whole genome shotgun sequence genome:
- the tmem18 gene encoding transmembrane protein 18, whose product MTEPKADNISSIPIDEFSNLRITSIWTFLMSVQWSEPWIIGLLVFHVVCLFVTVVTCRYYRAQICHFLLMVGLVYSAEYLNELAAMNWKSFSNFQYFDSKGMFISLVYSIPLLLNTVIIVMVWVYRTFSTMTELKTLQLKRKIRREKREKND is encoded by the exons ATGACGGAGCCTAAAGCAGATAATATCAGCTCAATCCCCATCGACGAGTTCAGCAATTTAAGAATTACCTCGATATGGACGTTTCTCATGTCT GTGCAGTGGTCGGAGCCTTGGATAATCGGGCTGTTAGTGTTTCacgttgtgtgtttgtttgtgactGTGGTGACGTGCAGGTATTACAGAGCGCAGATATGTCACTTCCTGCTCATGG ttggctTGGTGTACAGTGCTGAATATCTAAATGAGCTGGCAGCCATGAACTGGAA GTCTTTTTCTAATTTCCAGTACTTTGACTCTAAGGGCATGTTCATATCTTTGGTCTACTCCATTCCTCTTCTGCTGAATACAGTCATCATTGTG ATGGTGTGGGTGTACAGGACCTTTTCCACTATGACAGAACTGAAGACACTTCAGCTCAAGCGAAAGATCCgtagagagaaaagagagaagaacGACTGA
- the LOC131991149 gene encoding required for drug-induced death protein 1-like, giving the protein MKPKAFPLRLFDRNSASGETVNVHAAKYQRHVDCVDHCGHDDSQSVGDRSRQNEKSHREVHFAFLPERYEPLVDEEEQVNVKEEKKKRKKEKYKKVKKNVGKALRSSWKCLMLGLYNFALGYSTPITVAATFVPDFHRGRNTT; this is encoded by the exons ATGAAGCCCAAAGCTTTTCCATTGAGGCTGTTTGACAGAAATTCAGCATCAGGTGAGACTGTGaatgtacatgcagcaaaatatcaACGGCATGTGGACTGTGTGGATCACTGTGGCCACGATGACAGCCAGTCGGTGGGCGACAGGagcagacaaaatgagaagagcCACAGAGAAGTTCATTTTGCTTTTCTGCCAGAGAGGTATGAGCCGCTGGTGGATGAGGAGGAGCAAGTCAAtgtgaaagaggagaagaagaaaaggaagaaagaaaagtacaaaaaagtaaaaaag AATGTCGGCAAGGCACTGCGCTCCAGCTGGAAGTGTCTAATGCTTGGTCTGTACAATTTTGCCCTCGGCTACTCTACTCCGATCACGGTGGCTGCTACTTTTGTCCCTGACTTTCACCGAGGCAGAAACACAACCTGA
- the si:dkey-119f1.1 gene encoding structural maintenance of chromosomes protein 6-like, producing MSKRKSTSAGDKPHKRVRPAVEEDEEDENMPDSDQEDPPLNRQLQCAGEVVGDAGIVESITLKNFMCHSLLGPFAFGSNVNFVVGNNGSGKSAVLTALIVALGGKANATNRGLSLKGFVKEGESSADVSITLRNKGRDAYKPEVYGPAIIVDLRITREGLRTYKLKSKSGQIVSTKKEELVCILDNFNIQVNNPVSVLTQEMSKYFLHSKGEGDKYKFFMKATQLEQMREDFVHIKTTKHGTVDKVEQHGEILKELKRKYLEKEDRYKSLASLDEMHTKLTELQKQMAWALVIEMEKELEPMKEKLQSDRNSTAKFDEKVEEWKNKIEEAERKYKQIQEHLEEITQQVQELQPKCAELKAAAQKQNNLLKSKEVTVHRCKANLRDLEKDKVQLSSRINDLKLNISQISGAESQARTERMEKIQTELESMRDKISTLGQQIDQYQHACVRAKEEQGRIRKEHGTLQRSIDANVRNLQTMESSRSNRLRRFGEHMPALLNAIHEAHRRGQLKQKPRGPLGYLISLKDPELALAVEVCLKGQLQAFTCDNHEDERVLQSLMAKVIPSGRRPTIITSHFLQRVHDTRSRAVNHPPYPSVLQALEIEDPIVANCLIDQRGIESILLIKNRAEARKVMQGKNPPQNCILAFSKDGDQIYNNRNYTAEQTRANYLSGDVEEEIRHLQREIENQKGQATRFQQQMKKLDEDIKQNDGLLRRTQVEQRTAKDKATKLQLELTDLQNTEEPQSEDLNPLEEDLQEIVGKITSKRAEYDEARAQMAELKASYEKAEQEYKQHKEQINTVAEDADPIKEELSKTDQEVMKCKHHKKHYDEKRSAHLHGIQTLEANEKKKEQEIQISVSKAQEICPERMEIRRTARSLDSEINRLKAKISTQQEQQGDREEVVRQYHEALENYKNMAQQMKYLNTFIKCLDRVMNQRLQVYADLRRFLSARCKYYFDSMLAQRGYTGSMTFDHKNETLSISVQPGQGNKADLSDMRSLSGGERSFSTVCFVLSLWAITEAPFRCLDEFDVYMDMVNRRISMDMMLKVASGQRYRQFIFLTPQSMSSLPESKIIRILRLKDPDRGNNAQTSQEEDQ from the exons ATGTCCAAAAGGAAAAGCACCTCTGCCGGTGATAAGCCCCACAAACGAGTCAGACCCGCCGTggaggaagatgaagaagatGAAAATATGCCTGATAGTGACCAGGAAGACCCTCCGCTGAATCGACAG TTGCAGTGTGCCGGTGAGGTGGTGGGTGATGCAGGGATTGTGGAGAGCATCACACTGAAGAACTTCATGTGCCACTCTCTCCTCGGCCCGTTCGCTTTTGGTTCCAATGTTAACTTTGTTGTCGGCAACAATGGAA GTGGAAAAAGTGCCGTTCTGACAGCTCTCATAGTTGCCTTAGGTGGGAAAGCAAATGCCACAAACAGAGGATTATCCCTCAAGGGCTTTGTGAAGGAAGGAGAAAG CTCAGCTGATGTGTCGATCACCCTGCGTAACAAAGGAAGGGACGCTTACAAGCCTGAGGTGTACGGTCCAGCCATCATAGTAGATCTGAGAATAACACGCGAGGGGTTGAGAACCTATAAACTGAAAAGCAAATCTG GTCAAATTGTCTCAACTAAAAAGGAAGAGCTGGTGTGCATCCTTGACAATTTCAACATACAG GTCAACAATCCTGTGTCAGTTCTCACTCAAGAGATGAGCAAATACTTCCTACACTCAAAAGGAGAGGGAGACAAATATAAG TTTTTTATGAAAGCTACCCAACTGGAGCAGATGAGAGAGGACTTTGTCCACATCAAGACCACCAAGCATGGCACAGTGGATAAAGTTGAGCAACATGGTGAA ATCTTGAAAGAACTAAAACGGAAGTACCTGGAGAAAGAGGACCGTTACAAGAGCCTGGCATCACTTGATGAAATGCACACCAAGTTGACGGAGCTGCAGAAGCAAATGGCTTGGGCTTTG GTGATTGAGATGGAGAAAGAGTTGGAGCCAATGAAGGAGAAGCTTCAGTCGGACAGAAATTCTACAGCAAAATTTGACGAGAAGGTTGAGGAATGGAAG AATAAGATCGAGGAGGCTGAGAGGAAATACAAGCAGATCCAGGAACATTTAGAGGAGATCACACAGCAAGTCCAGGAGCTCCAGCCCAAGTGTGCTGAGCTCAAGGCTGCAgcccagaaacaaaataacctcCTCAAGTCCAAAGAA GTCACTGTCCACAGATGTAAGGCTAACCTGAGGGACCTGGAAAAGGACAAGGTTCAGCTGTCCTCAAGGATAAATGATCTCAAGCTGAA CATCAGTCAGATCTCAGGAGCAGAGAGCCAGGCCAGGACGGAGCGTATGGAGAAGATACAGACTGAGCTCGAAAGCATGAGAGACAAGATCTCCACTCTGGGTCAGCAGATTGACCAGTATCAGCACGCCTGTGTCCGTGCAAAGGAAGAACAAGGAAGGATAAG GAAAGAACATGGAACGCTCCAGAGGTCCATTGATGCCAACGTAAGGAATCTCCAGACCATGGAGAGCAGTCGGTCCAATCGCCTGCGTCGTTTTGGGGAGCACATGCCCGCGCTCCTCAATGCCATCCACGAAGCTCACAGGAGGGGCCAGTTAAAGCAGAAACCTCGAGGACCTCTGG GTTACTTGATCAGCCTGAAGGACCCAGAGCTGGCTCTGGCTGTGGAAGTGTGTCTTAAAGGCCAGCTGCAGGCCTTCACCTGTGATAATCACGAAGATGAGCGGGTGCTGCAGAGCCTCATGGCCAAAGTGATCCCATCTGGCCGCCGACCTACCATCATCACCAGCCATTTTCTCCAACGTGTCCACGATACAAGGTCGAG GGCTGTGAATCACCCTCCTTATCCCTCCGTGCTCCAAGCTCTGGAAATTGAGGACCCAATTGTGGCAAACTGCCTGATTGATCAAAGGGGTATAGAGAGCATCCTGCTCATTAAG AATCGAGCAGAGGCCCGTAAGGTGATGCAGGGCAAAAACCCTCCTCAGAACTGTATCTTGGCCTTTTCCAAGGATGGAGATCAGATTTACAACAACCGTAATTACACTGCAGAGCAGACTAGAGCCAACTACCTCTCAGGAGATGTCGAGGAGGAGATcag GCACTtgcagagagagatagagaaccAAAAAGGTCAGGCAACTCGCTTCCAGCAGCAAATGAAAAAGTTAGATGAAGACATCAAACAGAACGATGGGCTGCTGAGAAGAACCCAAGTAGAGCAGAGGACTGCTAAA GACAAGGccacaaagctccagctggagctgacAGACCTACAGAATACTGAAGAGCCTCAATCAGAGGACCTCAATCCCCTG GAGGAAGATCTTCAGGAGATCGTCGGTAAGATTACGTCCAAGCGTGCAGAGTACGACGAGGCACGCGCTCAGATGGCTGAGCTGAAGGCCTCCTATGAGAAGGCAGAGCAGGAGTATAAGCAGCACAAAGAGCAGATTAACACGGTCGCAGAGGATGCCGACCCAATCAAG GAGGAGCTTAGTAAAACTGATCAGGAGGTGATGAAGTGCAAGCATCACAAGAAACACTACGACGAGAAACGCAGTGCCCATCTCCACGGCATACAGACACTGGAGGCcaacgagaaaaaaaaggagcaggAAATTCAG atttctgtgtCCAAGGCCCAAGAAATCTGTCCAGAGCGCATGGAAATACGACGGACAGCCAGGAGTCTGGACAGCGAGATCAACCGCCTCAAAGCAAAGATTTCCACCCAGCAGGAACAGCAGGGGGACCGTGAGGAGGTTGTGAG GCAGTATCATGAGGCTCTGGAGAACTACAAGAACATGGCGCAACAAATGAAGTACCTCAACACCTTCATCAAATGTCTCGACAGGGTTATGAACCAGAGACTCCAGGTTTACGCTGATCTCAGGAG GTTCCTTTCAGCCCGCTGTAAATACTACTTTGATAGCATGCTGGCCCAGAGAGGCTACACTGGAAGTATGACCTTCGACCACAAGAATGAAACCCTGTCCATCTCA GTGCAGCCCGGCCAGGGAAACAAGGCTGACTTGAGCGACATGCGCTCTCTGTCCGGAGGCGAGCGCTCTTTCTCCACTGTTTGCTTTGTCCTCTCTCTTTGGGCCATCACAGAGGCGCCTTTCCGCTGTCTTGACGAGTTTGATGTTTACATG GACATGGTGAACAGGAGGATATCCATGGACATGATGCTCAAAGTGGCGTCTGGTCAGCGCTACAGACAATTCATCTTCCTCACACCACAGAGCATGAG ctcTCTTCCTGAGAGTAAAATCATCAGAATCCTCCGCCTCAAAGATCCAGACCGTGGAAACAACGCACAAACAAGTCAAGAGGAGGACCAGTAG